One genomic segment of Besnoitia besnoiti strain Bb-Ger1 chromosome VII, whole genome shotgun sequence includes these proteins:
- a CDS encoding hypothetical protein (encoded by transcript BESB_078120) — protein sequence MAEATRSQKTDTVSGAPAGVCSRLAQATRVAIAEEEGGVRLEQHFSVRSQELSGASNPEAASAIGPPRLSGATKTQSPKVARATAFAKEASERRESLPERRCKDISAAWALSTLMLVWLILVSAGILSILLAWTAIRAVESADRAGALIRHAVRELSSKCSVAANEDELWRCEEAANHQPAVQTTNKCFYSFVPTVWQPHAGSERLPAEKNELNADGGSASTPPTPQSEDTPQVMGTQPLASRFACMALSTAKKILRFPFVAVKRVSAWARKLSCDTCASPGVRSASNEYQHEAVNSTDGHFETRSNNLFPALYDLSIAAERVREFTSSIVTLGTVTFLISGVGALSLSSIIISTHAGRQWMAWTLMQTALAGVTTLGVVCVLQPRYVWALDINVRST from the coding sequence ATGGCTGAGGCAACTCGTTCACAGAAAACAGACACCGTGTCGGGCGCTCCAGCGGGGGTGTgctcgcggctggcgcaggcgacccGCGTTGCCAttgcggaggaggagggtgGCGTGCGATTGGAGCAGCACTTCTCTGTACGTTCTCAAGAGTTGAGTGGGGCTTCCAACCCTGAAGCAGCGTCGGCGATcggccctccgcgcctctcaggAGCCACCAAAACCCAATCGCCGAAAGTCGCACGGGCGACTGCGTTCGCCAAAGAGGCTTCCGAACGCCGAGAGTCGCTTCCAGAGCGGCGGTGCAAAGATATTTCAGCAGCGTGGGCACTCAGCACACTGATGCTTGTATGGCTAATCCTCGTAAGCGCCGGAATTCTGAGCATCCTCTTGGCCTGGACGGCGATCAGGGCCGTAGAGAGCGCGgatcgcgccggcgcgcttaTACGTCACGCCGTTCGGGAGCTGAGTAGCAAATGCTCTGTAGCAGCAAACGAGGACGAACTCTGGCGGTGCGAAGAGGCGGCTAACCATCAACCAGCAGTGCAAACCACGAATAAATGCTTCTATTCTTTTGTGCCGACGGTATGGCAGCCGCACGCTGGTAGTGAGCGGCTACCTGCTGAAAAGAATGAGCTGAATGCTGACGGCGGAAGCGCATCGACGCCCCCAACACCACAGAGTGAAGATACTCCCCAGGTGATGGGGACCCAaccgctcgcgtcgcgcttTGCCTGCATGGCCCTCTCCACAGCTAAGAAAATCTTGCGCTTTCCTTTCGTTGCCGTGAAGCGTGTGAGTGCGTGGGCGAGGAAGCTCTCCTGCGACACATGTGCAAGCCCCGGCGTGAGGAGTGCTTCCAACGAATACCAGCACGAAGCCGTGAACTCTACCGACGGACACTTTGAAACCCGGTCTAACAACTTGTTCCCTGCGTTGTATGACCTTTCCATCGCAGCGGAACGCGTCCGTGAGTTTACGTCCTCCATCGTCACACTCGGGACAGTCACCTTCCTCATTTCGGGGGTAGGAGCTCTTTCTCTCAGCTCCATCATCATCAGTACACATGCCGGTCGCCAGTGGATGGCCTGGACGCTGATGCAGACCGCACTCGCCGGCGTCACCACGCTTGGGGTCGTGTGCGTGCTCCAGCCTAGGTATGTGTGGGCGCTGGACATCAACGTGCGGTCGACCTAG